A stretch of the Candidatus Jettenia sp. AMX2 genome encodes the following:
- the flgB gene encoding flagellar basal body rod protein FlgB: MNVSDNNFVLLSKLLDLTSAKNKVLANNIANANTPGFKKFEVSFQDELQKAIESKDAEKMKNLKESITLSRDKSTTQDGNNVDLEKELVTFYQMTDRYNIYVELLSKKFKGIISAIEGR; this comes from the coding sequence ATGAACGTATCGGATAATAATTTTGTGCTGTTATCAAAATTGCTTGATTTGACATCTGCCAAAAATAAAGTTCTTGCAAATAATATTGCGAATGCAAACACGCCGGGGTTTAAGAAATTTGAGGTTTCATTCCAGGATGAATTGCAAAAGGCGATCGAAAGCAAGGATGCTGAGAAAATGAAAAACCTGAAGGAATCCATAACGTTATCCCGTGATAAAAGCACAACACAGGATGGCAATAACGTTGATCTGGAAAAAGAGTTGGTCACTTTCTATCAGATGACCGACCGGTACAATATCTATGTGGAATTACTGTCAAAAAAATTCAAAGGTATAATTTCTGCAATAGAGGGCAGGTAG
- a CDS encoding sigma-54 dependent transcriptional regulator: MGVEKILVVDDDDLSRGYLAEVLRRNGYTVESVSDGREAVTITDKNDYDVVFLDIRMPGGIDGLKVLEKVKKTAKETTVVIMTAYGSIESAVEAMQKGAYDYVTKPFLPDTIELLLKRVRERQQLIDENKYWRSRLCSNEEHKLVVDKSSKMFQVYKDIKRIAQSKASVLIQGESGTGKELIAHAIYLNSQRKSKPFVKVNCAALSENLLESELFGHEKGAFTGADSCRTGRFELANNGTLLLDEISEISPKTQAKLLRVLEQEEFERVGGSKTLKVDVRIIATTNRDIPREIEKNNFRQDLYFRLNVIPILLPSLRERKEDIPVLAEFFLNKYRSVTDTLLKSISEEAIKVLTQYEWPGNVREIKNLIYRCAVMVDSDVLLPEHFENMLSVNKPGKNSGLSVGLTIDDAERELICKTLENTGGNKTKAAEILNVTPRTLRNKLNRYKLYDQVLI, encoded by the coding sequence ATGGGTGTAGAAAAAATATTGGTCGTTGATGACGATGATCTGAGCAGGGGTTATTTGGCAGAGGTGTTACGAAGAAATGGATATACCGTAGAAAGTGTTTCTGACGGTCGGGAAGCTGTTACTATTACAGACAAAAATGATTATGATGTAGTATTTCTTGACATCAGAATGCCGGGTGGTATAGATGGACTAAAAGTATTGGAAAAGGTTAAAAAGACTGCTAAGGAAACGACTGTTGTCATCATGACGGCTTATGGCAGTATTGAGTCCGCTGTAGAAGCTATGCAGAAGGGCGCATACGATTATGTTACAAAACCGTTTTTACCTGATACCATTGAACTGCTTCTGAAGAGAGTCAGGGAACGACAGCAACTAATAGATGAAAATAAATACTGGAGGTCAAGATTATGCAGTAACGAAGAGCATAAGCTTGTAGTAGACAAGAGTTCAAAGATGTTTCAGGTTTATAAAGATATAAAGAGAATTGCACAAAGCAAGGCCAGCGTGCTGATTCAGGGAGAAAGCGGTACGGGGAAAGAACTTATTGCACATGCGATTTATTTAAACAGCCAGAGAAAATCAAAGCCATTTGTGAAGGTTAACTGTGCCGCTCTATCTGAAAATTTATTGGAAAGCGAGCTGTTCGGACATGAGAAAGGTGCCTTTACAGGCGCCGATTCATGCAGAACCGGCCGTTTTGAATTGGCAAATAACGGTACTTTACTCCTGGATGAAATCAGCGAAATATCCCCAAAGACTCAGGCAAAGTTGTTAAGGGTCCTTGAACAGGAGGAGTTTGAACGTGTCGGAGGTTCTAAAACACTCAAGGTGGATGTAAGAATTATCGCAACGACCAATAGGGATATACCCCGTGAAATTGAAAAAAACAATTTCAGGCAGGATCTGTATTTCAGGCTTAATGTTATTCCCATACTCTTACCGTCATTAAGAGAAAGAAAAGAGGATATACCAGTCCTTGCAGAATTTTTCCTGAATAAATACAGGTCGGTAACAGATACTCTGTTGAAAAGCATCAGCGAAGAAGCAATAAAGGTGTTAACCCAATATGAATGGCCGGGTAATGTAAGGGAAATAAAGAATCTTATTTATCGTTGCGCAGTAATGGTTGATTCGGATGTGCTGCTTCCGGAGCACTTTGAAAATATGCTGAGCGTGAATAAACCGGGAAAAAACAGCGGACTATCCGTAGGGTTAACCATAGACGATGCAGAAAGGGAACTTATTTGTAAGACGCTCGAGAATACCGGAGGCAATAAAACCAAAGCCGCAGAGATACTGAATGTTACCCCGCGTACGCTGCGAAATAAGCTGAACAGATATAAACTTTATGACCAGGTTCTGATTTAG
- a CDS encoding ATP-binding protein: protein MNSNRMNSKNKSVNKLLNAYDNFNTYAQKLEYSYHQLKARVKEIDREMAYTNERLNRKVEELDNLTQFLNSILSSMHSGVIAVDTNCRIVTCNRIAETTLNINARAVLGKDIRDALSHIGGFAFLLLEAMTESKSVDARERIIEISGGETRRIESSISILKNRSGTITGAVEIFYDLSEICELKGRLNNANNLISAGTMAACIAHEIRNPLNGIEGFARLLERELASNSLRLVRHIIEGTKNINKILTDLLLLARPAKLKLRRYELSKIIDDAILFACQELDQKKGRDIRIRKEYDFSADLIMCDPDKLQQAFLNIMINAIQSMPKGGEIKIFTRRIDIHTIPTIQIGFADTGNGINDSAMKNIYEPFFTTKDDGTGLGLAIVRKIIELHEGRINIMSEFKKGTTIVINLPASKYITLNAARERDLLYNVMG, encoded by the coding sequence ATGAATTCAAACAGGATGAATAGTAAGAATAAGAGCGTGAATAAATTATTAAATGCATATGACAATTTCAATACGTATGCACAGAAGCTGGAATATTCCTATCATCAGTTAAAAGCAAGGGTTAAAGAAATTGACCGGGAAATGGCTTATACAAACGAGCGCCTTAACAGAAAGGTAGAAGAACTTGATAATTTAACCCAGTTTTTAAACAGTATATTGAGCAGCATGCATAGCGGTGTGATTGCGGTGGATACAAATTGCAGAATTGTGACATGTAACAGAATTGCCGAAACGACATTAAATATCAATGCCAGAGCAGTATTGGGAAAAGACATAAGGGATGCCCTGAGTCATATAGGCGGATTTGCCTTCTTATTGTTGGAGGCAATGACGGAAAGTAAAAGCGTAGATGCCAGAGAAAGAATAATTGAAATATCCGGTGGGGAAACCAGGCGTATTGAAAGTAGCATATCAATCCTGAAAAATAGAAGCGGAACAATAACAGGTGCCGTAGAGATATTTTATGATTTGTCTGAAATATGTGAATTGAAAGGGCGTTTAAATAATGCGAATAATCTCATTTCAGCCGGGACTATGGCGGCATGTATTGCCCATGAGATAAGGAATCCTTTAAATGGCATCGAGGGTTTTGCACGTTTGCTTGAACGCGAGCTTGCAAGCAATAGCCTCAGGCTTGTGAGACATATTATAGAGGGGACAAAGAATATAAATAAAATACTGACCGATTTGTTACTTCTTGCACGTCCGGCAAAGCTGAAACTGAGGAGATATGAGTTATCAAAAATAATTGATGACGCTATCCTGTTCGCCTGTCAGGAACTTGATCAAAAAAAAGGCAGGGATATTCGTATCCGGAAAGAGTATGACTTCAGTGCGGATCTTATTATGTGTGATCCGGATAAATTACAACAGGCTTTTTTAAATATTATGATAAACGCCATCCAGTCGATGCCAAAAGGCGGTGAAATTAAAATATTTACACGAAGAATTGACATTCATACTATACCAACGATTCAAATTGGTTTTGCCGATACAGGTAATGGTATCAATGATAGTGCCATGAAAAATATTTATGAGCCTTTTTTTACCACAAAGGACGATGGAACTGGTCTGGGGCTGGCAATCGTTCGCAAGATTATCGAGCTTCATGAAGGGCGAATAAATATCATGAGCGAATTTAAGAAAGGGACAACAATTGTGATAAATTTGCCTGCTAGCAAATATATAACGCTAAATGCTGCAAGAGAAAGAGACCTTTTGTATAACGTGATGGGATAA
- a CDS encoding tetratricopeptide repeat protein → MICKHIACVSILIVSLFTVFLSGCLEAAERDGEGTELLNILIDKYEKRMVDERTVLEGLKKLFELKHSKNLADEDISDKIADINERITVEQSAGKYGAVLYSVKADLVTVGDALQTLTSVSGKDSIIDADIDKEVLSSVISLHLENLPLIDILDIILGKKGLEAIIMNENLLYVTSPAKLNVPSLHIYYQEKAMLAYQRAMVKYPDYKEIARAYYEVGNFYLTSGYPSIALEKYKIITESYPDHPLAKESLLLEGKCYEMLDDRENAKLSYLNYVQRYPRSSDVDEIYLIIGDLWEKLGNYEKAIDIYRYIIEEFPDRDLSIMAHMRLGFAYMDLQDFATALQTFQTIKMKSQREGECQNDGEVQMPGRFILSDALRYELNYQIGNCYFLLGKYDDAINMLGKIVLYYKNSNVTDKAYYRLADCFFEMGDFLTAFQLYKNALSEYPGSSLIPHGFLYSGKSLRQIKMFDTAVEILNQGIRNHSEGAYAEGMKFEIGLCYFDDGNYKMALYMFEEIAKRKKDKNLAVQAYIYAGICLERESKPDEAIKYYRKALAEEGITEDQRNRVFGLIGDSYSNRGLPAKAIKAYQHGI, encoded by the coding sequence ATGATATGTAAGCATATAGCTTGTGTAAGTATATTAATAGTATCTTTATTCACGGTTTTTTTGTCAGGATGCCTTGAGGCGGCAGAACGAGACGGTGAAGGAACAGAATTATTGAATATCCTGATTGATAAGTATGAAAAAAGGATGGTTGATGAAAGAACGGTATTGGAAGGTTTAAAGAAGTTGTTTGAGTTAAAGCATTCCAAGAACCTGGCAGATGAGGATATTTCTGATAAGATTGCAGACATAAATGAAAGAATAACTGTTGAACAAAGTGCAGGTAAATACGGTGCTGTTTTATATTCAGTAAAAGCGGATTTGGTAACCGTCGGGGATGCTCTACAAACACTGACTTCTGTAAGCGGGAAGGATAGTATCATAGATGCAGATATTGATAAAGAAGTTTTATCCTCGGTTATTTCTCTTCACCTGGAAAACCTTCCTTTAATTGATATACTTGATATAATCCTTGGTAAAAAAGGACTGGAAGCAATTATTATGAATGAAAACTTATTGTATGTTACATCGCCTGCCAAATTAAATGTTCCTTCTTTGCATATTTATTATCAGGAAAAGGCGATGCTGGCATATCAAAGAGCAATGGTAAAATATCCGGATTATAAGGAAATAGCAAGGGCATATTATGAAGTGGGAAATTTCTACCTTACTTCCGGGTATCCCTCAATAGCATTAGAAAAGTATAAGATCATAACAGAAAGTTATCCGGACCATCCGCTGGCAAAAGAATCTCTGCTTCTGGAGGGGAAGTGCTATGAAATGCTGGATGACAGAGAAAACGCAAAACTGAGTTATCTAAATTATGTACAGAGATATCCGCGATCATCTGACGTAGACGAGATATACCTAATTATTGGTGACTTATGGGAAAAACTGGGTAATTATGAGAAAGCTATTGATATTTATAGATATATAATCGAAGAGTTTCCTGACAGAGACTTATCCATAATGGCTCATATGCGGTTAGGATTTGCTTATATGGATTTACAGGATTTTGCTACCGCATTGCAAACGTTTCAGACGATAAAGATGAAATCCCAGAGAGAAGGGGAATGCCAGAATGACGGTGAGGTTCAGATGCCAGGCCGGTTCATTTTGTCTGATGCATTGCGTTACGAATTGAACTATCAGATTGGTAATTGCTATTTTCTCCTGGGTAAATACGATGATGCTATTAATATGCTCGGTAAAATTGTCTTATATTATAAGAATAGCAATGTGACTGACAAGGCTTATTACAGGCTGGCGGATTGTTTTTTTGAAATGGGTGATTTTCTGACAGCATTTCAGTTATATAAAAATGCATTGTCAGAGTATCCCGGCAGTAGTTTGATCCCTCATGGTTTTTTGTATAGCGGGAAATCTTTGCGGCAAATAAAAATGTTTGATACTGCGGTAGAAATTCTCAACCAGGGTATAAGGAATCATTCAGAAGGAGCATATGCAGAAGGAATGAAGTTTGAAATAGGATTATGCTATTTTGATGATGGAAATTACAAAATGGCACTGTACATGTTTGAGGAAATTGCGAAAAGAAAAAAGGATAAGAATCTGGCTGTTCAGGCTTACATATATGCGGGTATTTGCCTGGAACGGGAGAGTAAACCTGATGAGGCGATAAAATACTATAGGAAAGCCCTTGCAGAGGAAGGCATCACTGAGGATCAAAGGAACCGTGTATTCGGATTAATAGGAGATTCCTATAGCAATCGTGGCTTGCCTGCAAAGGCAATAAAGGCATACCAGCATGGCATATAA
- a CDS encoding tetratricopeptide repeat protein, translating into MVKKIKEKINGLIGNTSGYKGIVIINIGILLLILLLIGIQHTWISKEKDALRTMIEKQRMSIEESKTVRPLKDFVKSAESHAGEFGDSFPEVSQHMQITKDTIRNLIEEADIHFDNGWYRKAADIYERLLDSGIPFDSADMVFCRLADSYYKSGRYEKASEGYKKVFNNYLHSPYRLHAQLGLGKSLMVTGEYDEARRILYSIIGQEAKYTGDKERNIVIEAHYEIANSYIEQAKHYSKKSN; encoded by the coding sequence ATGGTTAAAAAAATAAAAGAGAAAATAAACGGTTTAATTGGAAATACCAGCGGGTATAAGGGTATCGTAATTATCAATATCGGCATTCTGTTGCTGATATTGCTGTTGATAGGTATACAGCATACCTGGATTAGTAAAGAGAAGGATGCCCTCAGAACAATGATTGAGAAGCAGAGAATGAGTATAGAAGAATCAAAAACAGTCCGTCCGCTGAAAGATTTTGTGAAATCAGCGGAATCACATGCGGGAGAGTTCGGTGATAGCTTTCCTGAAGTTTCGCAACACATGCAAATCACGAAAGATACCATCAGAAATCTTATAGAGGAAGCGGATATACATTTTGACAATGGATGGTACAGGAAAGCTGCAGATATCTATGAGCGGCTGCTTGATTCCGGGATTCCTTTCGATTCGGCCGATATGGTTTTCTGCCGTCTGGCAGACAGCTATTATAAATCAGGAAGATATGAAAAGGCATCGGAAGGATATAAAAAAGTGTTCAATAACTACCTGCATAGTCCCTACAGGTTACATGCTCAACTGGGATTAGGAAAGAGTTTAATGGTAACGGGCGAATATGATGAAGCCCGCCGGATCCTCTACTCGATAATCGGCCAGGAGGCAAAATATACAGGAGATAAGGAAAGAAATATAGTTATAGAAGCACATTATGAAATTGCAAACAGTTATATAGAACAAGCGAAACATTACTCGAAGAAAAGTAATTGA
- a CDS encoding histidine kinase dimerization/phospho-acceptor domain-containing protein — protein sequence MKSSDYKSCHDLNDDEKLKIILKICSEAGFFDDINELIHIVAHKVRNPLFGISAAVEVLRGRYDKGNSNEIIFEMIDKELDRLENTIKDLLKTFSDSSYQK from the coding sequence ATGAAGTCTTCGGATTATAAGTCGTGCCATGATCTAAATGATGATGAAAAGCTAAAGATTATTTTGAAAATATGCAGTGAAGCAGGTTTTTTCGATGACATTAATGAATTAATACATATCGTTGCTCATAAAGTGCGAAATCCGTTGTTTGGTATTTCTGCTGCTGTTGAAGTATTACGGGGGAGATACGACAAGGGTAATTCAAATGAAATAATTTTTGAGATGATCGACAAGGAGCTTGACCGTTTGGAAAATACCATAAAGGATCTTCTCAAAACATTTTCAGACAGCTCATACCAAAAATAG
- a CDS encoding sigma-54 dependent transcriptional regulator, protein MDRGKPNNHTENQDSIQPIILVVDDEESIRFCLKESLEAKGYIVYTKDNGEGSLKQIKKVIPDLVIADLKMLGMNGLDLLREIKQYDPDILVILLTGHASIDTAVKAMKMGAFDYLEKPLKLEHLTVVVEKALSTQFLMREVSRLRAKTNISGTNNIIAVSNEMKKILEYAKIAAQSPSSTVLIQGESGTGKELIANYVHMMSARNKYRFMEVNCAAMTENLLEAELFGYEKGAFTGASAMGKIGLFEATQRGTMFFDEIGEMSISLQAKLLRVLQEKKFKKIGGIDDINVDVRIIAATNRDLEEEVKNGNFREDLYYRLKVLPIYLCALRERKDDIIPLAKYYIHNFNREFNKHITTISSEAEEALRNYSWPGNVRELKNAIERAVLFSNSTTLSADQLLLNTETAGKNNGSVEDDDKSISTIEKLHIIKVLNETSWRMTKASRILGINRTTLYNKIKLYGIKQP, encoded by the coding sequence ATGGACAGGGGAAAACCGAATAATCATACAGAAAATCAGGATAGTATACAACCCATAATTTTAGTGGTAGATGATGAAGAGTCGATTAGATTTTGTTTAAAAGAGTCACTTGAGGCTAAAGGGTATATCGTATATACAAAAGATAACGGCGAGGGATCTTTAAAGCAAATAAAAAAGGTCATTCCCGACCTTGTTATTGCAGATTTAAAGATGCTGGGAATGAACGGCCTTGATTTGTTAAGGGAAATAAAACAGTATGATCCGGATATATTGGTAATACTTTTAACAGGACACGCTTCTATAGACACAGCGGTAAAAGCAATGAAAATGGGTGCCTTTGATTATCTGGAGAAGCCACTTAAGCTGGAACATCTTACCGTGGTGGTAGAGAAGGCATTAAGTACCCAATTTCTGATGAGGGAAGTATCAAGGCTGAGGGCAAAAACAAATATTTCCGGTACGAATAATATCATTGCTGTAAGTAATGAAATGAAGAAGATTCTTGAATATGCAAAGATAGCTGCACAGAGTCCTTCAAGTACGGTGCTGATACAGGGCGAGAGCGGAACCGGTAAGGAATTGATAGCGAACTATGTTCACATGATGAGCGCGAGGAATAAGTACAGGTTTATGGAGGTTAATTGTGCCGCAATGACCGAAAACCTGCTCGAAGCAGAGCTGTTTGGATATGAGAAAGGTGCTTTTACGGGTGCTTCTGCTATGGGAAAGATAGGATTGTTTGAGGCTACACAGAGAGGAACAATGTTTTTTGATGAGATTGGTGAGATGAGTATTTCCTTGCAGGCAAAATTACTCAGGGTGCTTCAGGAAAAAAAATTTAAAAAAATAGGCGGAATAGATGATATAAACGTGGACGTGAGAATAATTGCCGCTACCAATCGAGATCTGGAAGAGGAGGTAAAGAATGGGAATTTCAGGGAGGATCTTTATTACCGTCTCAAGGTGTTACCGATATATTTGTGCGCTTTAAGGGAAAGAAAGGACGATATTATTCCCCTTGCAAAATATTATATTCATAATTTTAACAGGGAGTTTAACAAGCATATTACTACGATTTCATCAGAGGCCGAAGAGGCGTTAAGAAACTATTCCTGGCCCGGGAATGTGAGAGAACTTAAAAATGCAATTGAAAGAGCGGTTCTTTTTTCGAATAGCACTACGCTTTCTGCTGACCAGTTGCTGCTGAACACGGAGACCGCTGGAAAGAATAATGGAAGTGTTGAAGATGACGACAAATCTATTTCTACTATTGAGAAACTGCATATCATAAAAGTACTGAATGAGACTTCATGGCGCATGACCAAGGCGTCCAGGATATTAGGAATAAATCGTACGACTTTATACAATAAAATAAAACTATATGGAATTAAACAACCGTAA
- a CDS encoding flagellar biosynthesis anti-sigma factor FlgM: MTVDKTSGIAHNLVKLDEIKKTDHSVSKEVQSPDERDKVEISQEAKALQETLRELRTEIGKIPDVRTAKIKNVKVHIENGIYDQRAVIKETARYLKESGIL, translated from the coding sequence ATGACTGTAGATAAAACATCCGGAATTGCTCATAATCTTGTAAAACTCGATGAGATTAAAAAAACTGACCATAGTGTTTCCAAAGAGGTACAATCACCGGATGAAAGAGACAAGGTAGAAATATCTCAGGAAGCGAAAGCGTTACAGGAAACACTTCGTGAATTAAGAACAGAGATAGGCAAGATACCTGATGTAAGAACTGCGAAAATAAAAAATGTTAAAGTCCATATAGAAAATGGTATTTACGATCAGCGTGCGGTTATAAAAGAAACTGCCAGATATTTAAAGGAATCTGGCATCCTCTAA
- a CDS encoding response regulator has protein sequence MTKVLVVDDSSVMRKIIQRNIKETGLIVDEFIEAGDGKQALEKVTDHGNLDLILLDWNMPNMSGIEFVKVLRSLNLPKRIPVVMVTTEGSDAKVIEAKESGADGYLTKPFTADRLRDTLGSYLLVK, from the coding sequence ATGACAAAAGTTCTGGTAGTTGATGATTCCTCTGTAATGCGAAAGATTATACAAAGAAATATAAAAGAAACAGGACTAATAGTTGATGAATTCATTGAAGCAGGCGATGGTAAACAAGCATTAGAAAAAGTGACTGATCACGGTAACCTGGATTTAATATTACTCGACTGGAATATGCCGAACATGTCCGGCATAGAATTTGTGAAGGTATTAAGGTCATTAAACCTCCCCAAAAGGATACCGGTTGTGATGGTCACCACAGAGGGATCTGACGCAAAGGTAATAGAAGCAAAGGAGAGTGGTGCGGACGGCTATCTCACAAAACCATTTACTGCGGACAGATTAAGAGACACACTCGGAAGCTATCTTTTAGTAAAATAA
- a CDS encoding chemotaxis protein CheX, with protein MTITAYGDITEDVISCTNEIFATMIPMNITHDGSFYQKEDMITTDVISLVSFTGEHSGIIAVFCSKEIALKITTCMLGIEVSEMNQDAKDAMGEVTNMIAGSLKNRIYERFGAMHLSVPIVIAGADLSISSASNKEHHHIKISPGITCNSQNSWLMTPFSSDGNNFSVGIIIKKND; from the coding sequence ATGACAATCACAGCCTATGGCGATATCACAGAAGATGTCATCAGTTGTACCAATGAAATTTTCGCAACAATGATACCAATGAACATTACCCACGACGGCTCATTCTACCAAAAGGAGGATATGATAACCACAGACGTTATATCACTCGTAAGCTTTACAGGAGAACATTCAGGTATAATTGCAGTCTTTTGCAGCAAGGAGATCGCTCTGAAAATCACCACCTGTATGTTGGGAATAGAGGTTTCCGAAATGAACCAGGATGCAAAGGATGCAATGGGTGAGGTAACCAACATGATTGCCGGTTCCTTAAAGAACAGGATCTATGAAAGATTCGGAGCAATGCACCTTTCAGTGCCAATTGTCATAGCAGGTGCTGATCTTTCAATATCCTCAGCTTCGAATAAAGAACATCATCACATCAAAATATCCCCTGGCATAACGTGCAACAGCCAGAACTCCTGGCTGATGACACCATTTTCTTCGGATGGAAATAACTTTAGCGTCGGCATTATCATAAAAAAAAATGATTAG
- a CDS encoding response regulator — MDNTINKLSNDCTSLLGKNFGITKPIIEITTLKEFINSNEENYFLIKTGLEDSYDGYIPSIIQLRDAIKISCVLLGFEEKDIKERIHKEHLDTDCTDAITEFSRQFSGIIDSVFRNKLPKPVHAKLSLCTAFHKDNAKEILHDIFSDEFISLSSLLLIQGFDTGKFNMFFPIESVEEFFGETVHAKSANILVTDDSSTDIRVIKRYLSNTPFRVITAHNANETFAVLQREKIQLILLDCILPEQSGIEICRNIKKTPYTKGIPLIMMSGKPTHETVIESLKAGARDFLVKPFNKERLLQKIDKYKPKKKLAALF, encoded by the coding sequence ATGGACAACACAATAAATAAGCTGAGTAATGATTGTACGAGTCTTTTGGGTAAAAACTTTGGCATAACAAAACCAATTATTGAGATAACCACTCTGAAAGAGTTTATAAACAGTAATGAGGAGAATTACTTTTTAATTAAAACCGGACTCGAAGACTCCTACGATGGCTATATACCTTCTATAATTCAATTACGAGACGCTATAAAAATTAGCTGTGTTCTCCTTGGCTTTGAAGAAAAAGATATAAAAGAAAGGATACATAAGGAACATCTAGATACTGATTGTACCGACGCAATTACAGAATTCAGCAGACAATTTTCAGGTATAATCGATTCAGTATTCAGAAACAAACTTCCGAAGCCTGTACACGCAAAGCTTTCATTGTGCACTGCTTTTCATAAGGATAATGCAAAAGAAATCCTGCACGATATTTTCTCTGATGAATTTATCAGTCTCTCGTCCCTCCTGCTAATCCAGGGATTCGATACGGGAAAATTCAATATGTTTTTCCCCATTGAATCTGTAGAAGAATTTTTTGGAGAAACGGTTCATGCAAAAAGTGCAAACATTCTCGTTACCGATGATTCCTCAACGGATATCCGGGTAATAAAAAGATATTTGTCCAACACGCCATTCCGTGTCATTACAGCACATAATGCCAATGAAACATTTGCTGTTTTGCAAAGGGAAAAGATACAACTGATACTTCTGGATTGTATTCTACCGGAGCAAAGCGGTATTGAAATCTGCAGAAATATTAAAAAAACACCATACACCAAGGGAATACCATTAATAATGATGAGCGGTAAACCGACACATGAAACGGTAATAGAATCGCTAAAAGCAGGTGCCAGAGATTTTCTTGTCAAGCCATTTAATAAAGAAAGGCTTTTACAAAAAATAGATAAATACAAACCGAAAAAAAAACTAGCAGCACTGTTTTAA